In a single window of the Pocillopora verrucosa isolate sample1 chromosome 4, ASM3666991v2, whole genome shotgun sequence genome:
- the LOC131795977 gene encoding L-fucono-1,5-lactonase-like, with the protein MNLFHGKEIVDAHIHLLPSDRYYYPWPPAELTAIYRPFYLSDLEDALIPSPVRKVVFVQVNETYEETDWILEVAKESSTIVGIVGWVDLTDPKVDAILDNYMKHPKFRGIRNILEGEPDDWLGRESVQRGLGFLEERGLTYDLLVRTRHLNLANDVVQKFPNLKFVVDHAAKPEIKEGKIDAWKKGMQILSQNPNVFCKISGLVTEASHEKWKIEDLIPYAQHVTSVFGANRCMFGSDWPVCTMARDASYHQTFQAYLQSISNLTEEEKQAIFCDNVVKFYGIRASGYGK; encoded by the exons ATGAACCTTTTCCATGGAAAAGAAATCGTGGACGCGCACATAC ATTTATTGCCATCAGATAGGTATTACTATCCATGGCCTCCTGCTGAGCTGACTGCTATTTATAGACCATTCTATTTGAGTGACCTTGAAGATGCACTCATTCCATCTCCTGTGAGAAAAGTGGTCTTTGTCCAAGTCAACGAAACCTACGAAGAAACAG ACTGGATACTAGAAGTGGCCAAAGAAAGTTCAACAATTGTTGGAATTGTTGGTTGGGTTGACCTTACTGACCCAAAG gtTGATGCTATTCTAGACAATTATATGAAGCATCCAAAGTTCAGGGGGATAAGGAATATCTTAGAAGGAGAACCAGATGATTGGTTGGGCAGAGAATCTGTTCAGAGAGGTTTAG GATTTTTAGAGGAAAGGGGACTGACATATGATTTACTTGTAAG GACAAGGCACTTGAATTTGGCTAATGATGTTGTTCAAAAGTTTCCAAA cCTGAAGTTTGTTGTTGACCACGCTGCAAAACCAGAAATTAAAGAAGGCAAGATAGATGCCTGGAAAAAGGGAATGCAAATTTTGTCTCAAAATCCGAACGTTTTTTGCAAAAT ATCGGGGCTAGTGACAGAAGCTTCtcatgaaaaatggaaaattgaagACTTAATTCCTTACGCACAG cacgtGACTTCTGTATTTGGAGCGAACCGATGTATGTTTGgctctgattggccagtttgcACGATGGCGAGAGATGCATCTTATCATCAAACCTTTCAAGCCTACCTGCAGAGTATTTCAAATCTAACGGAAGAAGAGAAGCAGGCGATTTTTTGTGACAACGTAGTGAAATTTTATGGAATTAGAGCTAGTGGTTATGGAAAATGA